Below is a window of Lacrimispora xylanolytica DNA.
TATGAAGCGCTGTCCTGGGCGGACATGGAGGATATTCTTTTAAAGGACGATACCTTAAAGGAAAAAGCAGACTTAATGGTAATGGAAGCAGAAAAAAGAAAGGGTCTGGAAAAAGAAAATGGAAGCGTACTGCTTCTAAAGGCGGAGGTACTTTATGAGAAGAATTAATTCTGAATTCCGCACCCGGTATATTTCCGAAGAGGGGCAGAAGCTGACAAACCGGGATTACTTTGGTTATGTGGAAATGGATGATTATGCCTGTTACATATTAGCAGACAGCCTGGATGGAGAGCTTCAGACCAACAGCGCCAGGTTTGTAGTGGAGAGCTTAATCCGAAGCTTTGTGGAAGGACCTTCTATGAAGACTTCGAGGCTTAAGCATTATATGAATCAGGCTCATAAAGAACTTCTAAAGCAGCGGGGCGGAATGCACTTAAAAGCATCGGTTACCATGGTAGTGACCGATTACAAAAAGCTATGTTATTGTTACGCAGGAAACAGCCGGTTCTATCTCATCCGAAATGCCAGGCTGCTCTTAAAATCAACAGACCAGTCCCTGACACAGAATCTTCTGAAAGAAGACACCATCACCTTAGATCAGGCAGCTGCTCATGAGGAACGAAATAACCTTTATTCCTTTCTGGGAGACAGAGGACAGCCGGAAATCCTGGTATCAAAAAAGATCCCGTTGGAAAATGGAGACAGCTTTGCCCTTCTTACCAGAGGAGCCTGGGAAAATTTAAGGGAAGAAGAATTTTTAGAGATATCAAAGGACGCTACGGAACCAGAGGAGATTTTAGAAAAAGCAGAAGACTTGATTTTAGGAAGGCAGGAGACGGAAGAGGTAGACAATTACAGCCTTGCTGTCACCTTTATTGACAAGGTCTACCAGTCTCCCAAGAAAAAAATCACAGCTAAAAAGGTCCTGATGGTCGCTATTCCCGTGATTTTGATTATTGGAGGAGTCAGTCTTGGATTGTATCTTAAAAACCGCAGCGTGAAGCAAAAGGAAGAGAGTCTGGAGCATCATCTAAGCAGCGGTCAGGAATATTTAAGATATGACAATTATCAAAAGGCATCTGAAGATTACAAAGAGGCAAAGAAACTGGCTGACAGCTTAAAGAAAAAGGACTTGTCAAAGGAAGCAGACCGTTATCAGAAGCTATCCGAACAGATTATCCTTTCTGATGGAGTCATGAGCGCAGGAGATTATAAAAAGGCGCAGGATCTTTACTTAACGGCTAGAGAACTTTCTAAGGAAGCTGGAAATGCAGGTAAAAAGTATATTGAGAGCCAGCTGACCCAGACCAGAGATTATATTGATGTGTTTGATTTAATTGAGGAAGGCCAGCAAAAGGAAGGATACGGAGATGTAAAGGGAGCAGTTGATTCCTATCGTAAGGCAAGAGACAAAGCAGCGGCTCTTTATTTTACCGATGGAAAAGAAGATGCTATGAAAAAGCAGGCGGCCCTGGAAGAAAAGCTTGAAAAGGACAGTCAGAAAACAGAGGCAGCGGCAGCGGCAGCCAAAGAGGAGTCCCAGGCGGCAAAGGATAAGGAAGACGAATCCAAGCAGGCAGACGAAGACAAGGCAAAAAAAGAAGAAGAGGAACAGCG
It encodes the following:
- a CDS encoding PP2C family protein-serine/threonine phosphatase, with the translated sequence MRRINSEFRTRYISEEGQKLTNRDYFGYVEMDDYACYILADSLDGELQTNSARFVVESLIRSFVEGPSMKTSRLKHYMNQAHKELLKQRGGMHLKASVTMVVTDYKKLCYCYAGNSRFYLIRNARLLLKSTDQSLTQNLLKEDTITLDQAAAHEERNNLYSFLGDRGQPEILVSKKIPLENGDSFALLTRGAWENLREEEFLEISKDATEPEEILEKAEDLILGRQETEEVDNYSLAVTFIDKVYQSPKKKITAKKVLMVAIPVILIIGGVSLGLYLKNRSVKQKEESLEHHLSSGQEYLRYDNYQKASEDYKEAKKLADSLKKKDLSKEADRYQKLSEQIILSDGVMSAGDYKKAQDLYLTARELSKEAGNAGKKYIESQLTQTRDYIDVFDLIEEGQQKEGYGDVKGAVDSYRKARDKAAALYFTDGKEDAMKKQAALEEKLEKDSQKTEAAAAAAKEESQAAKDKEDESKQADEDKAKKEEEEQRELENQQKLNDQKNAIDLENKANELFAEGKYESAITYYKTAQSIYTRLEMTELADGINGKIKAAKTAIKEEKQETAEDESTGEYGPGASKKKSEK